In the Flavisolibacter tropicus genome, one interval contains:
- a CDS encoding response regulator transcription factor — protein MRTTEVGVIKVAIADDHHLFRTGVRTSLSARKDIHIVAEAENGMQLLNLLKHIKPDVILLDIQMPIMDGLSTLPEIKKLHPDVKVIMLSMHNDHSMITKMMEIGANSYLTKESDAEVIYQAIKTCYEDEFFFNDLTNKAMLTGLRTKREPEQVVNEVVLTDKEKKILRYMCEEKSTREIADLVDISPRTVEAIRDKLKSKTGAKSMAGLVMYAVKAGIITQE, from the coding sequence ATGAGAACTACCGAGGTTGGCGTTATTAAAGTAGCCATTGCCGACGATCATCACTTATTCCGTACCGGGGTTAGAACTTCTTTATCTGCCCGAAAGGACATTCATATAGTGGCAGAGGCTGAAAATGGAATGCAGCTTCTGAATTTACTAAAACATATAAAGCCCGATGTTATCCTACTAGACATACAAATGCCTATCATGGACGGGCTATCTACACTCCCCGAAATCAAAAAACTACATCCAGATGTAAAAGTGATCATGCTATCTATGCATAACGATCACTCAATGATTACGAAGATGATGGAGATAGGGGCTAATTCTTACTTAACTAAGGAGTCGGACGCAGAGGTTATTTATCAGGCGATAAAGACCTGTTATGAAGACGAGTTCTTTTTTAATGACCTTACCAATAAAGCAATGCTTACAGGTCTCCGCACAAAACGAGAGCCAGAGCAAGTCGTAAACGAAGTAGTGTTGACTGATAAAGAAAAAAAGATACTTCGGTATATGTGTGAGGAGAAAAGTACAAGAGAGATTGCTGACTTGGTAGATATTAGTCCCCGAACGGTAGAAGCTATTCGGGACAAGCTGAAATCAAAAACAGGTGCTAAATCAATGGCTGGCCTTGTAATGTATGCTGTAAAAGCTGGAATCATTACACAAGAGTAG
- the mqnB gene encoding futalosine hydrolase → MSLLLCAATPFEIQPTINFIKERQLDSQITVLFTGVGLMASAYTLTKQVSSQQPTMIIQAGIAGSIDPNLALTQVVAVKTEVVGDLGVVEQNSFRDLFSLGFIQKDLSPFQNALLVNNNISDFAGELIQVAGVSVNEISTDKNRIAYYQQMLGAQVESMEGAALHFVALQEGIPFLQLRSISNYIGERNKQAWKLQEAIDTLNIKLQELIIKQIGS, encoded by the coding sequence ATGTCATTGCTCCTTTGTGCCGCTACCCCCTTCGAGATCCAGCCTACCATTAATTTTATAAAAGAACGTCAGTTAGACAGTCAAATTACCGTTTTATTTACGGGTGTAGGATTAATGGCAAGTGCCTATACTTTAACGAAACAAGTTTCTTCCCAACAGCCAACTATGATTATCCAAGCTGGCATAGCAGGTTCTATTGATCCAAATCTTGCTTTAACTCAAGTAGTGGCTGTAAAAACAGAAGTGGTTGGAGACTTGGGCGTAGTAGAGCAAAATAGCTTTCGCGACCTGTTTAGCTTAGGCTTTATTCAGAAGGACCTATCCCCTTTCCAAAATGCTTTACTTGTAAATAACAATATATCTGATTTTGCTGGTGAGCTTATCCAAGTAGCCGGTGTTAGTGTCAATGAGATTTCAACGGACAAAAACCGCATTGCCTATTACCAACAAATGCTAGGCGCTCAAGTAGAAAGTATGGAGGGTGCCGCCCTTCATTTTGTAGCTTTGCAGGAAGGGATTCCCTTTTTACAGCTTCGCTCTATATCTAATTATATAGGAGAACGAAACAAGCAGGCCTGGAAACTGCAGGAGGCTATTGACACATTGAATATAAAACTACAAGAGCTAATCATTAAACAGATAGGATCATGA
- a CDS encoding response regulator transcription factor, producing the protein MTAQQIKVAIADDHKIFRDGIRMALKDREYLKILWEAEDGKDLIHKLKIKEPDVLLMDIRMPELDGINAISLIRKEYEEIKIIVLTMYDDQEMITKMMELGANAYLTKTTDPDEIYQAILTCMNDDFYFNDLVNKAVLLKLQHRKTVRQFYPNPVKFSEKEIRILKCIAEDKTTEEISKVVFLSPRTIETIRQKMKEKVGAKTIAGLVMYAMRNKLLE; encoded by the coding sequence ATGACTGCACAACAAATCAAGGTGGCAATTGCCGATGATCACAAAATCTTTAGAGATGGTATCCGTATGGCTCTAAAAGATCGGGAGTATCTTAAGATATTATGGGAGGCTGAAGATGGCAAAGACCTGATTCATAAGCTGAAGATCAAAGAACCAGATGTATTGCTGATGGACATCCGCATGCCAGAATTAGATGGTATCAATGCCATTAGTTTAATTCGTAAAGAGTATGAGGAGATAAAGATCATTGTTCTTACTATGTACGATGATCAGGAAATGATCACTAAAATGATGGAGTTGGGAGCCAACGCTTATTTGACGAAGACAACTGATCCTGATGAAATCTACCAGGCTATTCTAACGTGCATGAATGACGACTTTTATTTCAACGATCTTGTCAATAAAGCCGTTTTGTTAAAGCTCCAGCATCGTAAAACAGTACGTCAATTCTATCCTAATCCTGTAAAGTTCTCTGAGAAAGAAATACGCATACTGAAGTGCATTGCTGAAGACAAGACTACAGAAGAAATTTCAAAGGTTGTATTCTTAAGTCCCCGTACCATAGAAACAATCCGCCAGAAAATGAAAGAGAAAGTGGGCGCCAAAACAATAGCGGGTTTAGTAATGTATGCAATGCGTAATAAACTTCTAGAATAG
- a CDS encoding DedA family protein → MEAIQAIIDFILHIDKHLVEIVSDYKTWTYLILFLIIFAETGLVVTPFLPGDSLLFAAGAIIAKPESGLSILLMCGILIVAAILGDLVNFHIGDYIGPRAFSGKIKLLKKEYLEKTQAFYDKHGGKTIIYARFIPIIRTFAPFVAGVGTMSYGRFAFYNVIGGVLWVASFLFLGYFFGGIPVIKSNFTYVIFGIILLSILPPIIEIVRGRSKKKA, encoded by the coding sequence GTGGAAGCAATCCAAGCCATCATTGATTTTATCCTGCATATTGACAAACACCTGGTAGAAATTGTAAGTGATTATAAAACCTGGACGTACCTGATCTTGTTCCTCATCATTTTTGCTGAAACAGGGTTAGTGGTAACTCCATTCTTGCCCGGTGACTCCTTGCTTTTTGCCGCTGGTGCTATAATAGCCAAGCCAGAGAGTGGGCTGAGTATTTTGTTGATGTGTGGTATTCTGATTGTGGCGGCTATTCTGGGCGACCTGGTGAACTTTCATATAGGCGACTATATTGGACCGCGAGCTTTTAGTGGCAAAATCAAATTGCTTAAAAAAGAATACTTGGAAAAAACCCAGGCATTTTATGACAAACATGGTGGTAAGACGATCATCTATGCGCGCTTTATCCCTATCATCCGCACGTTTGCTCCTTTTGTGGCTGGTGTAGGTACAATGTCGTACGGCCGTTTTGCATTCTATAATGTGATTGGCGGTGTGCTTTGGGTAGCCAGCTTTCTTTTCCTGGGTTACTTCTTCGGCGGCATTCCAGTTATCAAATCCAACTTTACCTATGTAATATTTGGAATCATTCTTCTTTCTATTTTGCCACCCATTATTGAAATAGTGCGAGGCAGAAGCAAGAAGAAGGCATAA
- a CDS encoding cupin domain-containing protein, translating into MPYQHQTQPFVVPTTDGKLIEEHFGLASLASNNLSIAHMIAPPGWGEPFQTPTFDEYTLVSRGKKQIEADGETIIVSAGQSILIKKGTRVRYSNPFEEECEYWSVCLPAFSMEEVNREE; encoded by the coding sequence ATGCCCTACCAGCATCAAACTCAACCCTTTGTAGTGCCCACTACTGATGGGAAATTAATAGAAGAGCATTTTGGACTGGCCTCACTTGCCAGCAACAACCTTAGCATTGCGCATATGATAGCGCCACCCGGCTGGGGCGAGCCTTTTCAAACCCCTACGTTTGATGAATACACGTTGGTAAGCCGAGGCAAAAAACAAATTGAAGCAGATGGTGAAACTATTATTGTTTCTGCAGGTCAGTCTATTTTAATTAAAAAAGGTACCCGTGTCCGTTATTCCAACCCGTTTGAAGAGGAGTGTGAGTATTGGAGCGTTTGTCTTCCGGCTTTTTCAATGGAGGAGGTAAATCGGGAAGAATAA
- the folE gene encoding GTP cyclohydrolase I FolE, with translation MAYHKSEHYDLEITEELTGKYKDIITLLGENAQREGLLKTPERMAKAMQFMTQGYHQDAVTILNSARFEEHVSEMVIVKDIELYSMCEHHLVPFYGKAHIAYIPNGYITGLSKLARVVDVFARRLQVQERLTTQILEAIKESLNPMGIAVVIEAKHLCMMMRGVQKQNSVTTTSAFDGELLNNSITRSEFLKLISADLS, from the coding sequence ATGGCTTACCATAAATCAGAGCACTACGATCTGGAAATAACAGAAGAATTGACTGGGAAGTATAAAGACATTATTACTTTATTAGGGGAAAATGCCCAACGCGAAGGCTTATTAAAGACCCCTGAGCGTATGGCAAAGGCCATGCAGTTCATGACGCAGGGTTATCATCAGGATGCGGTTACGATTCTGAATTCAGCCCGTTTTGAAGAACATGTCAGCGAGATGGTTATTGTAAAAGATATTGAGTTGTACAGTATGTGTGAACACCACTTAGTGCCTTTTTATGGTAAAGCGCATATTGCCTATATCCCTAATGGCTATATTACAGGCCTGAGCAAATTGGCAAGAGTGGTAGATGTATTTGCTCGCCGTCTTCAAGTGCAGGAGCGACTGACAACCCAAATTTTGGAAGCTATTAAAGAAAGCCTGAACCCTATGGGTATAGCTGTAGTAATTGAGGCTAAGCACCTTTGTATGATGATGCGCGGGGTTCAAAAGCAAAACTCGGTAACCACAACGTCTGCTTTTGACGGTGAATTATTAAATAATTCGATTACACGTAGTGAATTCCTGAAGTTGATCTCCGCTGACCTGAGTTAG
- a CDS encoding DinB family protein, which yields MKVLLTQYSAYHLWANQQIFETIEKLPEALQEQHIVSSFPSLKATLLHMLDAESIWWQRMKLLENINRPSENFTGSVSDVAKSLMQQSQQWHEWISNATEHMFEHEFIYYNTKREKFKQAIYQMLLHIFNHGTYHRGQLVTMLRQLDVNTIPPTDFIVWSRKRSII from the coding sequence ATGAAAGTATTATTGACCCAGTATTCAGCCTACCACCTATGGGCAAACCAACAGATTTTTGAAACAATCGAAAAACTGCCGGAAGCCCTTCAGGAACAGCATATAGTTAGTTCTTTTCCAAGTTTGAAAGCTACGCTGCTACACATGCTAGATGCTGAATCTATCTGGTGGCAACGTATGAAGCTATTGGAAAACATTAACCGGCCAAGTGAAAACTTTACGGGCTCTGTCAGTGATGTTGCGAAGAGCTTGATGCAGCAGTCCCAGCAGTGGCATGAGTGGATTTCCAATGCTACCGAACATATGTTTGAGCATGAGTTTATTTACTATAACACCAAACGCGAAAAGTTCAAGCAGGCTATATATCAAATGCTGCTTCATATATTTAACCATGGTACCTACCATCGAGGACAACTGGTAACCATGCTGCGCCAATTAGATGTTAATACAATACCCCCAACCGACTTTATTGTCTGGAGCCGTAAGAGGTCAATTATTTAA
- the fabD gene encoding ACP S-malonyltransferase: MKHAFVFPGQGAQFPGMGKDHYENGAFSKKLFEQANEILGFRISDIMFNGSEEDLKQTNITQPAIFLHSIIAFRSIDNARPEMVAGHSLGEFTALVANGTLSFEDGLRLVSLRAQAMQKACEKTPSTMAAVLNLADEKVEEICAKVQAETGEIVVPANYNCPGQLVISGTIKGVEIACEQMKAAGAKRALILPVGGAFHSPLMEPARQELQQAIEDTRFMTPTCPVYQNVVAKGVVDKDEIKQNLIDQLTGAVKWTQCVQAMIADGASTFTEAGPGKVLQGLILKINKEVQTNGVN, from the coding sequence ATGAAACATGCATTTGTATTTCCTGGGCAAGGTGCCCAGTTTCCCGGAATGGGAAAAGACCATTATGAAAATGGTGCTTTTTCCAAGAAGTTATTCGAACAAGCTAATGAGATTTTAGGCTTCCGCATTTCCGATATTATGTTTAACGGCAGTGAAGAAGACCTGAAGCAAACCAATATTACCCAGCCGGCAATCTTCCTGCATTCCATTATAGCCTTCAGAAGTATCGATAATGCCCGCCCTGAAATGGTGGCTGGTCATTCTTTGGGAGAGTTTACTGCTTTGGTAGCTAATGGCACTTTGAGTTTTGAAGATGGCTTGCGTTTGGTAAGTCTACGCGCTCAGGCTATGCAAAAAGCCTGTGAGAAAACCCCTTCAACGATGGCAGCAGTGTTGAACCTAGCTGATGAGAAGGTAGAAGAAATTTGTGCAAAAGTGCAGGCTGAAACCGGTGAGATCGTGGTGCCGGCCAACTATAATTGCCCAGGCCAGTTGGTAATCTCTGGAACAATTAAAGGAGTAGAGATTGCTTGTGAGCAAATGAAAGCTGCCGGAGCTAAAAGAGCATTGATCTTGCCAGTAGGTGGTGCTTTCCACTCTCCATTGATGGAGCCTGCTCGCCAGGAGTTGCAGCAAGCTATTGAAGATACCCGCTTTATGACCCCAACCTGCCCGGTTTATCAAAACGTGGTAGCAAAAGGAGTGGTGGATAAAGACGAAATCAAGCAGAACCTGATTGATCAATTAACCGGGGCTGTTAAGTGGACACAGTGTGTGCAAGCCATGATTGCAGACGGAGCCAGCACCTTTACAGAGGCTGGTCCTGGTAAAGTATTACAAGGGCTGATCTTAAAGATTAATAAAGAGGTTCAAACTAATGGTGTGAACTAA
- a CDS encoding GNAT family N-acetyltransferase, whose amino-acid sequence MNINIRKAVKEDCGRILELVHELARYERAPNEVTVTLEHFEQSGFGYKPVWWAFVAEVDGVVQGFALYYIRFSTWKGQRMYLEDFYITEQMRGKGLGKLLFDRLIKEAQRRNLNGMQWQVLEWNEPAINFYKKYNAAFDGEWLNCGIYFK is encoded by the coding sequence ATGAATATCAATATTAGAAAAGCTGTCAAGGAGGATTGCGGACGCATACTTGAATTAGTGCATGAGCTTGCTCGTTATGAACGTGCGCCAAACGAAGTAACAGTAACACTGGAGCATTTTGAACAAAGTGGCTTTGGTTACAAACCAGTATGGTGGGCCTTTGTAGCTGAAGTGGATGGGGTAGTGCAAGGCTTTGCACTCTATTATATTCGCTTTAGCACCTGGAAAGGTCAGCGTATGTACCTGGAGGATTTTTATATAACTGAGCAAATGCGTGGAAAAGGCCTTGGTAAGTTATTGTTTGACCGATTGATCAAAGAAGCGCAACGCCGTAATCTCAATGGTATGCAGTGGCAGGTGCTGGAGTGGAACGAACCGGCTATCAACTTTTATAAGAAATACAACGCCGCCTTTGATGGCGAATGGCTCAATTGTGGCATCTACTTTAAATAA
- a CDS encoding 1,4-dihydroxy-6-naphthoate synthase: MNNWANEGRLDISKLSFPAFFNNAEQYACLSAGSALGKGVGPLLIAKTMVSVPDVAHCKIAIPGENTTANFLLNFAFPTAQNRIPMLFSSIEDAVLKGEVDLGVIIHENRFTYHQKGLVKVLDLGEYWETKTEKAIPLGCIAIKRSLSQDVIQKVDALIKASLQYSYTHYPTLSPYITEHAQEMDEAVMRQHIELYVNEFSLELGETGKEAIEQFYQLYQQQKGTKSIDLFA, translated from the coding sequence TTGAACAATTGGGCGAATGAAGGCCGCCTGGATATATCTAAACTAAGCTTCCCGGCTTTTTTCAATAACGCAGAACAATATGCTTGCTTATCTGCAGGGTCAGCATTAGGTAAAGGCGTAGGACCGCTGCTGATTGCAAAAACGATGGTCAGTGTTCCCGATGTGGCGCATTGTAAAATTGCCATTCCAGGAGAAAACACTACGGCCAATTTCTTGTTGAACTTTGCTTTCCCAACAGCGCAGAACCGAATACCTATGCTTTTCTCTTCAATAGAGGATGCTGTTCTGAAAGGAGAAGTGGACCTTGGCGTCATCATTCATGAAAACCGGTTTACCTACCACCAAAAGGGCTTGGTAAAAGTGCTTGACTTGGGGGAGTATTGGGAAACCAAAACAGAAAAAGCCATTCCATTGGGCTGTATTGCTATAAAGCGATCACTTTCACAAGACGTCATTCAAAAGGTAGACGCTCTTATTAAAGCAAGTCTGCAATATTCATATACACACTACCCTACCCTTAGTCCTTATATAACGGAACATGCCCAGGAAATGGACGAAGCGGTAATGCGCCAACATATAGAATTGTATGTGAATGAATTCTCGCTAGAGTTGGGTGAAACTGGCAAGGAAGCCATTGAGCAGTTTTACCAGCTTTATCAGCAGCAGAAAGGGACTAAATCCATTGATTTATTTGCCTAG
- a CDS encoding response regulator transcription factor: MKTIKVAIADDHKIFRKGVILSLRPFTNIKFVQEAGNGEELLEQLPSTEPDVVLMDLRMPLKDGIETTKVLSKQYPNIHVIVLSMYEDERFVYHMMENGAHGYLLKNAEPQEIRKAIMDVHEKGYYLNNFVNRILLKRSHSRQKTVPSILNEITLTDKEKEVLQLICMEFTAQEIAQKMEISPRTVEAIKDRLMERFGSKNTAGLVFFAVKNNLVD, translated from the coding sequence ATGAAAACAATTAAAGTGGCGATTGCCGATGATCATAAGATTTTCCGCAAAGGGGTAATTCTCTCCTTACGGCCGTTTACCAATATAAAGTTTGTTCAGGAAGCTGGTAATGGCGAGGAACTACTTGAACAATTGCCCTCCACTGAACCCGATGTTGTTCTCATGGACCTACGGATGCCGTTGAAAGATGGTATCGAAACTACTAAAGTATTAAGCAAGCAATACCCCAATATCCATGTTATCGTTTTAAGCATGTATGAGGACGAACGGTTTGTTTATCATATGATGGAAAATGGCGCACATGGCTATTTACTCAAAAACGCGGAGCCACAGGAAATACGAAAAGCTATAATGGATGTTCATGAAAAGGGATATTACCTGAACAATTTTGTAAATCGTATTTTATTAAAGCGGTCTCACTCCCGCCAAAAAACCGTCCCTTCTATTCTTAATGAGATCACACTAACAGACAAGGAAAAAGAGGTACTTCAGCTAATCTGCATGGAGTTTACAGCCCAGGAAATTGCTCAAAAGATGGAAATCAGCCCGCGGACCGTAGAAGCTATTAAGGACCGCTTGATGGAACGTTTTGGCAGTAAGAACACAGCCGGATTAGTATTTTTTGCTGTTAAAAACAACTTGGTTGATTAA
- a CDS encoding 6-pyruvoyl trahydropterin synthase family protein, producing the protein MVYLTRVEHFNAAHKLYNPSWSKEKNEEVFGKCANENWHGHNYELLVTVKGKPHPDTGFVMDVKRLSLLIKDQVIEKVDHRNLNMDVDFLEGQFCSTENLAIGIWKQLAKHLPEGVQLYCIKLYETPRIYVEYFGE; encoded by the coding sequence ATGGTGTATTTGACACGTGTGGAGCATTTCAATGCGGCGCACAAATTATATAATCCTTCCTGGTCTAAAGAAAAGAACGAAGAGGTATTCGGTAAATGCGCAAATGAAAACTGGCATGGGCACAACTATGAACTGTTGGTAACTGTAAAAGGAAAGCCCCACCCCGACACTGGCTTTGTAATGGATGTAAAGCGCTTAAGTCTTTTGATTAAAGATCAGGTAATTGAAAAAGTAGATCACCGCAACCTTAATATGGATGTAGACTTCCTAGAGGGGCAATTCTGCTCTACAGAGAATCTTGCTATTGGGATTTGGAAACAATTGGCTAAACATTTGCCAGAAGGAGTTCAGTTATATTGTATTAAGTTATATGAAACGCCACGTATCTATGTTGAGTATTTTGGCGAATAA
- a CDS encoding class I SAM-dependent methyltransferase translates to MSSSISDNINDTFFFGIYKDVWRRLVPDGLTEAEADFIEQAAMLQPGAAVLDLMCGYGRHTLELAKRGHTVTSVDNLSDYIQEIQEKAIAENFSVKTQLNSLMNMQLSESYDAAICMGNSFSFFSKEEAQQILANISAHLRSGGCFIINTWMLGEIAIRHFKEKEWFYAGEYKYLHDCRYLFNPSRIESEHTIVTPDGRAESFKGVDYIFTLPELGELLSGAGLLIDGIYSTPRKKPFKMGDTRAYITAYKK, encoded by the coding sequence ATGAGCTCCTCAATTTCAGACAACATTAACGATACCTTTTTTTTCGGTATATATAAAGATGTATGGCGCCGGTTAGTACCGGATGGACTAACCGAAGCTGAAGCCGATTTTATTGAACAAGCGGCTATGTTACAGCCTGGTGCTGCCGTATTAGATCTTATGTGTGGATATGGTAGGCATACATTGGAGCTGGCTAAAAGAGGTCATACCGTTACCTCCGTTGATAACCTTTCCGATTATATTCAAGAAATTCAAGAGAAAGCAATAGCTGAGAACTTTTCAGTAAAGACACAGTTGAATAGTCTCATGAATATGCAATTGTCAGAATCATATGATGCTGCTATTTGCATGGGCAATAGCTTTTCATTTTTTAGCAAGGAGGAAGCACAGCAAATACTTGCCAATATATCGGCGCATTTGCGTTCTGGTGGGTGTTTTATCATTAACACCTGGATGTTGGGTGAAATTGCTATCCGTCATTTTAAAGAAAAAGAATGGTTTTATGCAGGCGAGTATAAGTACCTGCATGATTGCCGTTACTTGTTTAACCCTTCTCGCATAGAATCAGAGCATACAATAGTAACTCCAGACGGCCGCGCAGAATCTTTTAAGGGTGTTGATTACATTTTTACGTTGCCTGAATTAGGAGAATTGCTAAGTGGTGCTGGATTACTTATTGACGGTATTTATAGCACGCCCCGGAAAAAGCCTTTCAAAATGGGCGACACCCGGGCATATATAACCGCTTATAAGAAGTAA
- a CDS encoding 6-pyruvoyl trahydropterin synthase family protein, with translation MGQKVAVFRREHFNAAHRLYNMDWDEARNTEVFGKCSWPHFHGHNYELEIKVVGEIDDETGFVMDTKRLSLLANKYVLQKFDHKNLNLDTEEFKSLNPTAENIAIVIYNLLRPHLEEKLELYIRLYETPRNYVEYPVA, from the coding sequence ATGGGACAGAAAGTAGCCGTATTTCGCAGAGAACATTTTAATGCCGCTCATCGATTGTATAATATGGACTGGGATGAGGCACGCAATACTGAAGTATTTGGAAAATGCAGTTGGCCTCACTTTCATGGGCATAATTATGAGCTGGAGATCAAAGTAGTAGGGGAGATTGATGATGAAACCGGTTTTGTAATGGATACAAAACGTCTCTCTTTGCTGGCCAATAAATATGTACTTCAAAAGTTTGATCATAAGAATCTCAATCTGGATACAGAGGAGTTTAAATCATTGAACCCAACGGCTGAGAATATAGCCATCGTAATCTATAATCTCCTGCGTCCTCACTTAGAAGAAAAGTTGGAGCTGTATATTAGATTATACGAAACACCTCGCAACTATGTTGAATACCCAGTAGCGTGA
- a CDS encoding sensor histidine kinase, whose product MFLLQATKTTDSSLILLLGTIGMLILVIGLVVFIILHQRKVSRYQLQLQRLEQEQQKVLINASVRLQEEERQRIAADLHDDAGPLLATARLYLSENLVNQDKATQLQSIFQARQILDDTIQLVRNISHSLMPPTLKNFGLESAINDLTQKISGAGSINASSRFHEYKERLKPEKELLVFRIIQELVNNILKHSNSSFIHITQNRQNNHFVLRVHHDGRGIIQSDFEKLNKSNIGLGLKNISSRLRVAHGKIYFEKDASQTYYKVTIEIPLDDPFESN is encoded by the coding sequence ATGTTTTTACTTCAAGCTACTAAAACAACCGACTCTTCCCTTATCCTTTTATTGGGCACAATCGGCATGTTAATACTTGTTATTGGCTTGGTAGTTTTCATAATCCTTCACCAACGCAAGGTTAGCCGATACCAACTTCAATTGCAACGACTGGAACAAGAACAACAAAAAGTTTTAATTAATGCTTCTGTGCGCCTGCAAGAAGAAGAACGCCAACGCATAGCTGCAGATTTACACGACGACGCAGGCCCCTTACTGGCAACAGCTCGTTTATATTTAAGCGAAAATCTGGTTAACCAGGATAAAGCCACACAGTTACAATCCATTTTTCAAGCCCGTCAGATTTTAGACGATACCATCCAACTAGTACGGAATATTAGCCATAGCCTTATGCCGCCAACGTTGAAAAACTTTGGACTGGAATCAGCAATAAACGACCTGACTCAAAAAATAAGCGGAGCTGGAAGTATTAACGCTAGTAGCAGATTTCACGAGTATAAGGAGCGCCTAAAACCTGAAAAAGAGTTATTGGTATTCCGGATCATTCAAGAATTAGTCAACAATATCTTGAAACATAGCAATAGCAGCTTTATTCATATAACACAAAATCGCCAAAATAACCACTTTGTATTACGTGTTCATCATGATGGGCGGGGCATAATACAATCAGACTTTGAAAAACTAAACAAGAGCAATATAGGGCTGGGATTAAAAAATATAAGCAGCCGCTTACGTGTAGCACATGGTAAAATTTACTTTGAAAAGGACGCTTCACAAACGTATTACAAGGTAACAATTGAAATACCTTTAGATGATCCCTTTGAGTCTAATTGA
- a CDS encoding aminotransferase class IV yields MPFVCHNGVFFPDNQPVLFVSNRSYKWGEGIFETMKVYRGRLLLKTFHFDRLLTSIKLLQIHQSFTPNELEQSILALCTENGCIDLARVRLAVYRDEENTTGYTIEAIPMDQRVMQWNEKGLVIDTYPYARKACDVWANLKTANYLPYVMAGRYAEEKGLQESLVLNTYNHISDASKANVFIIKDGELFTPALDQGCINGVMRRFLLQELKEKGWKVGQGELPENMLLKADECFLTNAIQGIRWVGKYRDKVFDSQCTKQIFDTVLAPHWC; encoded by the coding sequence ATGCCTTTTGTTTGTCATAATGGTGTCTTCTTTCCAGATAATCAACCAGTCTTATTTGTAAGCAACCGTAGTTATAAATGGGGAGAAGGTATTTTTGAAACGATGAAAGTTTACCGTGGCCGATTATTATTAAAAACTTTTCACTTTGACCGCTTACTTACAAGTATAAAACTGCTTCAAATACATCAGTCTTTCACTCCAAACGAATTGGAGCAAAGCATATTAGCGCTTTGTACTGAAAATGGTTGCATAGACCTGGCGCGTGTTCGGTTGGCTGTTTATCGGGATGAGGAAAATACAACCGGTTATACAATTGAGGCTATTCCAATGGATCAACGTGTGATGCAGTGGAACGAAAAAGGCCTTGTCATTGATACTTATCCTTATGCACGTAAGGCTTGTGATGTATGGGCTAACCTAAAAACAGCCAATTATTTACCCTATGTTATGGCTGGTAGATATGCCGAAGAAAAAGGACTTCAGGAAAGCCTGGTATTGAATACTTATAATCATATTTCCGATGCCTCAAAGGCTAATGTTTTTATTATAAAAGACGGCGAATTGTTTACTCCAGCTTTAGACCAGGGATGTATAAACGGCGTTATGCGACGTTTCCTTTTACAAGAATTAAAAGAAAAAGGATGGAAAGTGGGGCAGGGTGAACTTCCTGAGAATATGTTACTAAAAGCGGATGAATGCTTTTTGACCAATGCTATTCAAGGTATCCGTTGGGTAGGAAAATATCGCGATAAAGTATTTGATTCCCAGTGTACTAAACAAATCTTTGATACCGTTTTGGCGCCTCATTGGTGCTGA